A single window of Pygocentrus nattereri isolate fPygNat1 chromosome 24, fPygNat1.pri, whole genome shotgun sequence DNA harbors:
- the LOC108442197 gene encoding acyl-coenzyme A thioesterase 9, mitochondrial isoform X3, whose product MAERASLSEHLAGSQSELPAKTMKDSEIEVHLPLGTQPSLREKYLNYHNTVRFGRILEDLDSLAVLICYSHTWNKELDRSPLSIVTALVDKIDMRKNIIYPDCDIKFTGHVTWVGKSSIEAKMHMTQFHDGAYSPVLDATFVMVARDPENKRAAFVNPLKLQGPEEEKIFQQGEINKKRRVDLSTASLLKVAPTAEERTIVHSLFLNTLDTKTVSFRSRILPPNSMWMEDAKMKGLEICHPQERNIFNRIFGGFLMRKAYELGWANACAFAGSRPILVAVDDILFQKPVEIGSLLLLSSQVCYTEGEHIQVRVHTEVLDPLTRQHSTTNVFHFTFLVEKAVPAVVPQSYGESMLYLDGKRHFNETMKSQ is encoded by the exons ATGGCGGAGAGAGCATCACTGAGTGAGCATCTTGCTGGCAGTCAGAGCGAGCTGCCGGCAAAAACGATGAAGGACAGCGAGATCGAGGTGCATCTTCCTCTGGGTACACAGCCCTCGCTCAGGGAGAAATACCTCAACTACCACAACACTGTCAG GTTTGGTCGGATTTTGGAGGACCTTGACAGTTTAGCAG TGCTCATCTGTTACTCTCACACGTGGAATAAAGAGCTGGACAGATCCCCGCTGTCTATCGTCACAGCCCTGGTGGACAAGATTG ACATGAGAAAGAACATTATCTACCCAGATTGTGACATCAAGTTCACAGGTCATGTGACCTGGGTTGGCAAGTCCTCAATTGAAGCCAAGATGCACATGACACAG TTCCATGATGGGGCTTATAGTCCTGTGCTAGATGCAACATTTGTGATGGTGGCCCGAGATCCAGAGAACAAGAG GGCGGCTTTTGTAAACCCACTGAAACTGCAGGGGCCGGAGGAGGAGAAGATTTTTCAGCAAGGAGAGA TTAACAAGAAAAGGCGCGTGGACTTGAGCACAGCCTCTTTACTGAAGGTGGCACCAACTGCTGAAGAGAGGACGATCGTTCACAGCCTGTTTCTCAACACTCTCGACACAAA AACTGTCAGCTTCCGGAGTCGAATCCTTCCACCCAACTCCATGTGGATGGAGGATGCTAAAATGAAGGGCTTGGAGATATGTCATCCACAG GAAAGGAACATATTCAATCGGATATTTGGAGGCTTCCTGATGAGGAAGGCGTATGAGCTGGGCTGGGCTAATGCCTGTGCATTTGC TGGCTCTAGACCAATTCTGGTAGCTGTGGATGATATCCTATTCCAGAAGCCAGTAGAGATTGGTTCCCTGCTGTTGCTGTCTTCACAG GTGTGTTACACTGAGGGTGAGCACATACAGGTCAGAGTTCACACTGAGGTTCTTGACCCCCTGACCCGACAGCACAGCACCACCAACGTCTTTCACTTTACATTCCTAGTAGAGAAGGCTGTTCCAGCTGTTGTTCCACAGAGCTATGGAG AGTCCATGCTCTACCTGGATGGCAAAAGGCACTTTAATGAGACGATGAAGAGCCAGTGA
- the LOC108442197 gene encoding acyl-coenzyme A thioesterase 9, mitochondrial isoform X1, whose product MFPPRILKIATALTSRAFSVGPVCLQGKAPDMAEGNSHLLVTNVRNRLREIVGASTNWKDHQQAMAERASLSEHLAGSQSELPAKTMKDSEIEVHLPLGTQPSLREKYLNYHNTVRFGRILEDLDSLAVLICYSHTWNKELDRSPLSIVTALVDKIDMRKNIIYPDCDIKFTGHVTWVGKSSIEAKMHMTQFHDGAYSPVLDATFVMVARDPENKRAAFVNPLKLQGPEEEKIFQQGEINKKRRVDLSTASLLKVAPTAEERTIVHSLFLNTLDTKTVSFRSRILPPNSMWMEDAKMKGLEICHPQERNIFNRIFGGFLMRKAYELGWANACAFAGSRPILVAVDDILFQKPVEIGSLLLLSSQVCYTEGEHIQVRVHTEVLDPLTRQHSTTNVFHFTFLVEKAVPAVVPQSYGESMLYLDGKRHFNETMKSQ is encoded by the exons GAAACTCACACTTGCTTGTGACCAATG TACGTAACAGGCTAAGGGAAATAGTAGGAGCATCAACCAACTGGAA AGACCATCAGCAGGCGATGGCGGAGAGAGCATCACTGAGTGAGCATCTTGCTGGCAGTCAGAGCGAGCTGCCGGCAAAAACGATGAAGGACAGCGAGATCGAGGTGCATCTTCCTCTGGGTACACAGCCCTCGCTCAGGGAGAAATACCTCAACTACCACAACACTGTCAG GTTTGGTCGGATTTTGGAGGACCTTGACAGTTTAGCAG TGCTCATCTGTTACTCTCACACGTGGAATAAAGAGCTGGACAGATCCCCGCTGTCTATCGTCACAGCCCTGGTGGACAAGATTG ACATGAGAAAGAACATTATCTACCCAGATTGTGACATCAAGTTCACAGGTCATGTGACCTGGGTTGGCAAGTCCTCAATTGAAGCCAAGATGCACATGACACAG TTCCATGATGGGGCTTATAGTCCTGTGCTAGATGCAACATTTGTGATGGTGGCCCGAGATCCAGAGAACAAGAG GGCGGCTTTTGTAAACCCACTGAAACTGCAGGGGCCGGAGGAGGAGAAGATTTTTCAGCAAGGAGAGA TTAACAAGAAAAGGCGCGTGGACTTGAGCACAGCCTCTTTACTGAAGGTGGCACCAACTGCTGAAGAGAGGACGATCGTTCACAGCCTGTTTCTCAACACTCTCGACACAAA AACTGTCAGCTTCCGGAGTCGAATCCTTCCACCCAACTCCATGTGGATGGAGGATGCTAAAATGAAGGGCTTGGAGATATGTCATCCACAG GAAAGGAACATATTCAATCGGATATTTGGAGGCTTCCTGATGAGGAAGGCGTATGAGCTGGGCTGGGCTAATGCCTGTGCATTTGC TGGCTCTAGACCAATTCTGGTAGCTGTGGATGATATCCTATTCCAGAAGCCAGTAGAGATTGGTTCCCTGCTGTTGCTGTCTTCACAG GTGTGTTACACTGAGGGTGAGCACATACAGGTCAGAGTTCACACTGAGGTTCTTGACCCCCTGACCCGACAGCACAGCACCACCAACGTCTTTCACTTTACATTCCTAGTAGAGAAGGCTGTTCCAGCTGTTGTTCCACAGAGCTATGGAG AGTCCATGCTCTACCTGGATGGCAAAAGGCACTTTAATGAGACGATGAAGAGCCAGTGA
- the abhd10b gene encoding abhydrolase domain containing 10, depalmitoylase b, which produces MAAAVLTHWRRGVFQTVGNGAVGLLSTKFIQGARQKSSVQYISRPDLPKLAYRRIKGKSPGVVFLPGYGSNMSGQKAEALQDFCKSLGHSYLRFDYTGHGASEGVFSEGTIGTWKKDVLFMLDEVAEGPQILVGSGMGGWLMLLAAIARPEKTKALVGISTAADHFVTAFKSLPLEARKEFEDKGAWTIPTKSNEEGVYSVSMDFLKEAENHCILQSPIPITCPVRLIHGLKDEDVPWHISMQVAERVLSADVDVILRRHGQHRMADKDDIKLMVYTIDDLIDKLTTMV; this is translated from the exons ATGGCAGCAGCAGTGCTAACACACTGGCGGAGGGGAGTTTTTCAGACTGTGGGTAATGGAGCGGTCGGCCTCCTTTCCACAAAGTTTATCCAGG GGGCCAGACAGAAATCCAGTGTACAGTACATATCACGGCCAGACTTGCCAAAGCTGGCATATCgcagaataaagggaaagagcCCAGGAGTGGTGTTTTTGCCTGGATATGGCTCGAATATGAGTGGACAGAAAGCAGAAGCGTTACAGGATTTCTGCAAGTCATTAGGCCATTCATATCTGAG GTTCGATTATACAGGCCATGGAGCTTCAGAAGGCGTTTTCTCAGAGGGCACTATTGGAACCTGGAAGAAGGATGTACTCTTCATGTTAGATGAAGTTGCTGAAGGACCTCAg ATCTTAGTGGGCTCTGGAATGGGCGGCTGGCTAATGCTACTTGCTGCTATCGCCCGACCTGAGAAGACGAAAGCTTTGGTGGGCATCTCAACAGCAGCTGATCACTTTGTTACAGCTTTTAAGTCACTTCCTCTAGAG GCAAGGAAAGAGTTTGAAGACAAGGGCGCGTGGACGATCCCGACGAAAAGCAACGAAGAGGGTGTCTACTCGGTGAGCATGGACTTCCTGAAGGAGGCGGAGAACCACTGCATCCTGCAGAGCCCCATCCCCATCACCTGCCCTGTGCGTCTCATCCACGGCCTGAAAGATGAGGACGTGCCTTGGCACATTTCCATGCAGGTAGCCGAGCGAGTGCTGAGTGCCGACGTGGACGTCATCCTCCGGCGCCACGGCCAGCACCGCATGGCAGATAAGGACGACATCAAACTCATGGTCTATACCATTGATGATCTCATAGACAAGCTGACCACCATGGTGTGA
- the LOC108442197 gene encoding acyl-coenzyme A thioesterase 9, mitochondrial isoform X2 has protein sequence MFPPRILKIATALTSRAFSVGPVCLQGKAPDMAEVRNRLREIVGASTNWKDHQQAMAERASLSEHLAGSQSELPAKTMKDSEIEVHLPLGTQPSLREKYLNYHNTVRFGRILEDLDSLAVLICYSHTWNKELDRSPLSIVTALVDKIDMRKNIIYPDCDIKFTGHVTWVGKSSIEAKMHMTQFHDGAYSPVLDATFVMVARDPENKRAAFVNPLKLQGPEEEKIFQQGEINKKRRVDLSTASLLKVAPTAEERTIVHSLFLNTLDTKTVSFRSRILPPNSMWMEDAKMKGLEICHPQERNIFNRIFGGFLMRKAYELGWANACAFAGSRPILVAVDDILFQKPVEIGSLLLLSSQVCYTEGEHIQVRVHTEVLDPLTRQHSTTNVFHFTFLVEKAVPAVVPQSYGESMLYLDGKRHFNETMKSQ, from the exons TACGTAACAGGCTAAGGGAAATAGTAGGAGCATCAACCAACTGGAA AGACCATCAGCAGGCGATGGCGGAGAGAGCATCACTGAGTGAGCATCTTGCTGGCAGTCAGAGCGAGCTGCCGGCAAAAACGATGAAGGACAGCGAGATCGAGGTGCATCTTCCTCTGGGTACACAGCCCTCGCTCAGGGAGAAATACCTCAACTACCACAACACTGTCAG GTTTGGTCGGATTTTGGAGGACCTTGACAGTTTAGCAG TGCTCATCTGTTACTCTCACACGTGGAATAAAGAGCTGGACAGATCCCCGCTGTCTATCGTCACAGCCCTGGTGGACAAGATTG ACATGAGAAAGAACATTATCTACCCAGATTGTGACATCAAGTTCACAGGTCATGTGACCTGGGTTGGCAAGTCCTCAATTGAAGCCAAGATGCACATGACACAG TTCCATGATGGGGCTTATAGTCCTGTGCTAGATGCAACATTTGTGATGGTGGCCCGAGATCCAGAGAACAAGAG GGCGGCTTTTGTAAACCCACTGAAACTGCAGGGGCCGGAGGAGGAGAAGATTTTTCAGCAAGGAGAGA TTAACAAGAAAAGGCGCGTGGACTTGAGCACAGCCTCTTTACTGAAGGTGGCACCAACTGCTGAAGAGAGGACGATCGTTCACAGCCTGTTTCTCAACACTCTCGACACAAA AACTGTCAGCTTCCGGAGTCGAATCCTTCCACCCAACTCCATGTGGATGGAGGATGCTAAAATGAAGGGCTTGGAGATATGTCATCCACAG GAAAGGAACATATTCAATCGGATATTTGGAGGCTTCCTGATGAGGAAGGCGTATGAGCTGGGCTGGGCTAATGCCTGTGCATTTGC TGGCTCTAGACCAATTCTGGTAGCTGTGGATGATATCCTATTCCAGAAGCCAGTAGAGATTGGTTCCCTGCTGTTGCTGTCTTCACAG GTGTGTTACACTGAGGGTGAGCACATACAGGTCAGAGTTCACACTGAGGTTCTTGACCCCCTGACCCGACAGCACAGCACCACCAACGTCTTTCACTTTACATTCCTAGTAGAGAAGGCTGTTCCAGCTGTTGTTCCACAGAGCTATGGAG AGTCCATGCTCTACCTGGATGGCAAAAGGCACTTTAATGAGACGATGAAGAGCCAGTGA
- the tagln3b gene encoding transgelin-3b codes for MLHFSIFRQRAQDRRHRAQQLQTARTSVRDNSLRRSDKSYKVMANRGPTYGLSREVQEKIEQKYDPDLESRLVDWIVVQCGGNLERPQPGKQNFQNWLMDGTILCRLINSLYPRGKEPIKKIQETNMAFKQMEKISQFLQAAEAYGVITTDIFQTVDLWEGKDMAAVQRTLMALGSVALTKDDGHYRGNRDWFHRKSQSNRREFSEEQLRQGQNLIGLQMGSNRGASQAGMTGYGMHRQIM; via the exons ATGCTTCACTTTAGCATCTTCCGGCAGCGTGCACAGGACAGAAGACACAGAGCACAACAGCTACAGACAGCAAGGACTTCTGTTAGAG ATAATAGCCTACGTAGGAGTGATAAAAGCTACAAGGTCATGGCAAACAGAGGCCCCACTTATGGCCTGAGCCGCGAGGTTCAGGAGAAGATTGAGCAGAAGTACGATCCTGATCTGGAGAGTCGGCTGGTGGACTGGATTGTTGTACAGTGTGGAGGCAACCTGGAGAGACCCCAGCCAGGGAAGCAGAACTTCCAGAACTGGCTCATGGATGGCACT ATCCTCTGTAGACTCATTAATAGTCTGTATCCACGGGGTAAGGAGCCCATTAAGAAGATCCAAGAAACTAATATGGCCTTTAAGCAAATGGAAAAAATCTCACAGTTCCTTCAGGCAGCTGAGGCCTACGGAGTCATCACCACAGACATCTTTCAGACTGTAGATTTATGGGAAG GAAAGGACATGGCTGCTGTCCAACGAACTCTAATGGCTCTGGGCAGTGTAGCCCTCACCAAGGATGATGGACATTACCGTGGCAACCGAGACTGGTTCCACAG GAAATCTCAGAGCAACCGACGGGAGTTTTCTGAAGAGCAGCTACGGCAGGGTCAGAACCTGATTGGCCTGCAGATGGGCAGCAACCGTGGGGCATCCCAGGCTGGCATGACTGGGTACGGCATGCACCGCCAGATCATGTAA